GTTCTCATCCGCCCTCCGCCCTCCGCAGCTTCCTGTCGTCCGCGCGATCACAGTCAAGTGTTGCAGATGATCAATCCTCTTCCGCCGTCCTCCAGAAGACGTATTTCTCTGCGAATCGAGGCATTGAGGGTACAGTGAGCAAGGATGGCATTTCCCCGTCGTTATCCACCACCAGTTCCGCGCAAGCGAATGCTGCCAATACCTCCAGAAGCGAAGGAGAGGCGGGGTCGGCCTCTATGCAATCAATTGAGTCGGAATTGCCCCATCGTCGAAGGAAACGTCTAAAGGAAGAGGCAGCTGGGAATAACGGAGCAGATCATGTTATTCCTCCAGATGCCTCGGCGCAGTTGTCGCACCTCTCAGCCACCCTCCCCAAAACCTCTATTCGACGTAAAATAGCCGCTTATCTTGCTCTCACGAAACCTCGTCTTTCAGTGTTGATCGTGCTGTCTACGACATCTGCCTATGGCATGTACCCTATCTCGTCTCTCCTTGCTCTCGACCCATCAATGACGCCGCTCCCGACTCTATCAACTTCTACACTTACTCTTCTTTACCTCACGGCGGGAACATTCCTTTCGTCCTGCAGTGCCAATACATTGAATATGATGTTCGAACCGAAATATGATGCACTGATGTCCCGGACACGGAACCGGCCCATCGTCCGCGGTCTCGTCTCCCGCCGTGCTGCCCTCCTGTTTGCCGTTGCTACAGCCGCCTCGGGTCTCGCTCTGCTCTACTTCGGCACGAACCCAACTGTGACTGGTCTGTCGGCCGCTAACATCTTCCTATACGCCTTCGTTTATACGCCATTGAAGCGTATACATGTGATCAATACCTGGGTCGGTGCTATTGTAGGAGGTATTCCTCCGCTCATGGGTTGGGTCGCAGCGGCAGGCCAGACAGCGACAACCGGCCACGACACATGGCGCGACATGCTCTTCAGCAAAGATAGCATTGGTGGCTGGTTGCTCGGAGGCATCTTATTCGCCTGGCAATTTCCCCATTTCAACGCCCTCTCCCATACTATCCGCGAGGAATACAAGAGAGCCGGATACAAAATGCTCTGCTGGGTTAATCCCGCTCGAAATGCCCGTGTCGCGTTGCGTTATTCTATCCTGATGTTCCCGATCTCCATTGGTCTTTGGTATGTTGGTGTTGTCGGCCACGGCTTCTTGGTAAGTAGCTCAATCGCCAACGGTTGGTTAGTGAAAGAAGCATATCATTTCTGGCAGCATCAAGGTGCCAATGGCACAGCCCGCGGTTTGTTCTGGGCCAGTATCTGGCAACTTCCCATCCTGCTTGTCGGCGGTCTCGTTACAAAGAAGGGTCTATGGGACGGTGTCTGGAGAAACGCCTTCGGCCAACctgaagaagacgaggatgattaTCTCTACTATGACGACGAAggtgaggatgaagagacaGGAAATCAGATCGTATCTCAGTCAGCGTCTGTGGCTGGCTCCCGTCCTGCCAACGCTGCATAGTCACTCAGTGAGATTCCTCCACTCCTTGCCTTGGTTTCCTGTGTATTAGATTGATTCCCTTTTTGTACGGTGATGGCGTTTTGTATAACAGACATGGTTGCTCTTGACATCTCCGAACTGTAGGTATATATAGCCATGAATTTCCTTCGGTATCTTTCATTATTTCATCGATAGCTATTGGCCAAGTGGCCCAGAATGCCAATAGCTACGGGTATCTCGGAAACCACCTGAGAAGAGATCGGGTATCATATTTTACATCTATCTATAGTACAGACCCATCGTATATATACAGCTTCTAGCTAGTCGTAGCCGCGAGACCAAAATCACTCCTTGAGTTGAAGATGGTATGTTTCCAATGCCTCTTCAGTCATAACGCTAGGCGCCTTAACCATCGggtcttctccaaccttGCCTATCTTCGGGAACGCAATAACGTCTCT
The sequence above is a segment of the Aspergillus oryzae RIB40 DNA, chromosome 3 genome. Coding sequences within it:
- the cox10 gene encoding protoheme IX farnesyltransferase (heme A farnesyltransferase), whose product is MILLRSSFRRLGSTRDPSLVCSRCLIRNNRSHPPSALRSFLSSARSQSSVADDQSSSAVLQKTYFSANRGIEGTVSKDGISPSLSTTSSAQANAANTSRSEGEAGSASMQSIESELPHRRRKRLKEEAAGNNGADHVIPPDASAQLSHLSATLPKTSIRRKIAAYLALTKPRLSVLIVLSTTSAYGMYPISSLLALDPSMTPLPTLSTSTLTLLYLTAGTFLSSCSANTLNMMFEPKYDALMSRTRNRPIVRGLVSRRAALLFAVATAASGLALLYFGTNPTVTGLSAANIFLYAFVYTPLKRIHVINTWVGAIVGGIPPLMGWVAAAGQTATTGHDTWRDMLFSKDSIGGWLLGGILFAWQFPHFNALSHTIREEYKRAGYKMLCWVNPARNARVALRYSILMFPISIGLWYVGVVGHGFLVSSSIANGWLVKEAYHFWQHQGANGTARGLFWASIWQLPILLVGGLVTKKGLWDGVWRNAFGQPEEDEDDYLYYDDEGEDEETGNQIVSQSASVAGSRPANAA